One Siniperca chuatsi isolate FFG_IHB_CAS linkage group LG3, ASM2008510v1, whole genome shotgun sequence genomic region harbors:
- the kif16ba gene encoding kinesin-like protein KIF16B isoform X2 — MASVRVAVRVRPMNRREKDLTAKCIIKMEGTKTSITNLKIPEGIVGDSMRERTKTFTYDFSYDSMDCKSSAFVSQEKVFRDLGSDVLKAAFEGYNACVFAYGQTGSGKSYTMMGNPGDAGLIPRFCEGLFSRISEATRWDEASFRTEVSYLEIYNEKVRDLLRRKSTQTYNLRVREHPKDGPYVEDLSKHLVQNYSDVEELMEAGNINRTTASTDMNDVSSRSHAIFTINFTQAKFDAEMPSETVSKIHLVDLAGSERADATGATGVRLKEGGNINKSLVTLGNVISSLADMSQDGVNTNLKKKSVFVPYRDSVLTWLLKDSLGGNSKTIMIATVSPADVNYGETLSTLRYANRAKNIINKPTINEDGNVRLIRELRAEIARLKALLVQGNQIALLDSPTALSMEEKLHQNEARVLELTKEWTNKWNETQNILKEETLALRKEGIGVVLDSELPHLIGIDDDLLSTGIILYHLKEGRTYVGREDASTEQDIILHGLDLESEHCMFESQNGTVTLVPLGGAQCSVNGVQVTEPSQLNQGAVILLGRTNMFRFNHPKEAAKLREKRKSGLLSAFSLSMTDLSKSCESLSTVMLYNPGLFTEKGPVFLRLEFERQQREELEKLELKRRLIKEMEAKHQSEKAELERLQQEVESQRKESEEVQQRILRQEESLRHRSQDIESRLRDFLAEKERFEEERRSEIQGEDLQRRKQQQEGEAEREQDKEQRRQQEAAEQTEIYRELERLKREREEQKVRLETERRRLEEQEREQLSLVGRLEEQLREKHEAATTLLTREDARRMEEERRALAEIREALLRAKEAGERPDVEDASEEARSAQARYTNFKAAQVKELGQLEEGLRQQREHLEKEVAAERNTLLLLGHSLKERQQQLKEVQEKGAQDATAVCQEEHLVKQAEHRLQFKERQLASVADGLLPALAEEKQRAIEMLERSGGGSNGNCDSPPGLDNTLYQVEKELEDKEEKLNLHWRSAQQLQQLQDTYEFTANVARQEEKVRRKEKEILESKEKQQREAMEQAVARLERRHSALRRSVSLEPDTEEQRHKSSVIGNLRTGADLDQQRVEREIQKLRQRISEGEENNRTHSISNDEKTSHNSSPVSHIQSLNTLLPLSDDRINAYIEEEVQRRLRKMNLLNGSSSNMDLSLSMEEEDVSDCSSVRLTDEDDEKLQNINPRRLKYERACGLRSSFLPAPELEANSPPHNQENTLKEPENGLLNLHREEKLESTAEVLIEKEEGPYEDGDKNKWLRGGVNIPLGDMGQAVELDRCDIGQHRLCVTLANTETNRVDENKNLTNKRRNNSACCVSDDDDKKVEDRAKGLLVNGRSNSYSKEKVKHQTRDPGIGEDAELSSDQSSKSQNSVNGYINSKQKSKESVNGQIKQETDTEAEKVAANRSYVMGYFAEKLSEAYKDAGRRLQGTRDIIRNVRVGEMKVVFYQYMTMMSKELPLINRMQLKPEPEPCVLADNKVSLVDLSRDCALSLPQNCDTSAIPSVSGWPEGSVSSLKNTCPEVFYQRLVQLPPALSRLQSLSSQKMLEKLESLVPRMKVHNLLSIFWLKTANSKQTIPKPGCLLLSEKDIIVLSSETNSDDTLAIFHHFNLLEIKKVQISLAGQHVRLIDCTEDTVLAVFTHSKELTQEFCKALLKALSPEKFSEGTEDHPLLSDDLMVLSLDWTSSVPDIVLDNGLHVTCRFKRVLADLLYIVHGNMDGPGKPSLAAICPLLYTSVKVMNSTSVHQDGIFQFLLTDTHLALLQEDGVFHPVPRGSSLVPAQPQFQGLELRKRSEIRCLLVRQYDNWLVVDITFTTRKPKTREKKVETRRGSAEVLSVSDYSSRCDSWKLSFGCTSEAVILINHLCT, encoded by the exons GGAGAAGGACTTGACCGCAAAATGCATCATCAAGATGGAAGGGACCAAAACCTCCATCACCAACCTGAAg ATCCCCGAAGGCATCGTAGGTGATTCGATGAGGGAACGAACCAAGACTTTTACGTACGACTTCTCCTACGACTCCATGGACTGTAAGAGCTCCGCGTTTGTCTCGCAGGAAAAG GTTTTCAGAGATCTGGGCTCGGACGTGCTAAAGGCGGCGTTTGAGGGCTACAACGCCTGCGTCTTCGCCTACGGCCAGACCGGCTCGGGGAAGTCCTACACCATGATGGGAAATCCT ggAGATGCGGGTCTGATCCCGAGGTTCTGTGAAGGTTTGTTCAGCCGTATCTCCGAGGCGACTCGATGGGATGAAGCTTCGTTTCGTACAGAAGTCAG CTACCTGGAGATCTACAACGAGAAGGTGAGGGACCTGCTGAGGAGGAAATCCACTCAGACCTACAACCTGAGAGTCAGGGAGCACCCAAAAGACGGGCCGTATGTCGAAG ATCTGTCCAAACACCTGGTGCAGAACTACAGCGACGTGGAGGAGCTGATGGAGGCTGGAAACATCAACCGCACCACCGCCAGCACCGACATGAACGACGTCAGCAGCCGCTCGCACGCCATCTTCACCATCAACTTCACGCAG gctAAGTTCGATGCAGAGATGCCCAGTGAGACGGTCAGTAAGATCCACCTGGTCGATCTGGCCGGCAGCGAGCGAGCCGACGCCACCGGAGCGACGGGCGTCCGACTGAAAGAAGGAGGAAACATCAACAAGTCGCTGGTCACCCTGGGCAACGTCATCTCCTCTCTGG cTGACATGTCACAGGACGGCGTGAACACCAACCTGAAGAAGAAGTCGGTGTTTGTTCCCTACAGAGACTCCGTGCTAACGTGGCTGCTGAAAGACAGTCTGGGCGGCAACTCCAAGACCATCATGATCGCCA CCGTCTCCCCCGCTGACGTGAACTACGGCGAGACGCTCAGCACTCTGCGATACGCTAACCGAGCCAAGAACATCATAAACAAACCCACCATCAACGAGGACGGCAACGTCCGGCTGATCCGAGAACTGCGGGCTGAAATCGCCCGACTGAAAGCTCTGCTGGTTCAGGGCAACCAG ATTGCTCTCCTGGATTCGCCCACTGCTCTGAGTATGGAGGAGAAACTGCACCAGAATGAAGCCAGA GTCCTGGAGCTGACTAAAGAGTGGACCAACAAATGGAACGAGACACAGAATATTCTCAAG GAGGAGACTCTCGCTCTGAGGAAAGAGGGGATCGGTGTGGTGCTGGACTCCGAGCTGCCTCACCTGATCGGCATCGACGACGACCTCCTCAGTACCGGCATCATCCTGTACCATTTAAAG GAGGGACGGACATACGTGGGCAGAGAGGACGCGTCCACGGAGCAGGACATCA TCCTGCACGGTCTGGACCTGGAGAGCGAACACTGTATGTTTGAGAGCCAGAACGGCACAGTGACTCTGGTGCCGCTCGGTGGAGCTCAGTGTTCAGTTAATGGCGTTCAGGTCACAGAGCCGTCGCAGCTCAACCAAG GCGCTGTTATTCTGCTCGGCAGGACGAACATGTTTCGGTTCAACCATCCGAAGGAGGCGGCCAAGCTGAGAGAGAAACGGAAG AGTGGCCTGCTCTCTGCATTCAGCCTGTCTATGACGGATCTGTCCAAGTCCTGTGAAAGCCTGTCCACTGTGATGCTCTACAACCCCGG TCTCTTCACTGAGAAGGGCCCCGTCTTCCTCAG gttGGAGTTTGAGAGACAGCAgcgagaagagctggagaaacTGGAGCTGAAAAG gaGGCTGATCAAGGAGATGGAGGCAAAGCACCAGAGTGAGAAGGCAGAGCTGGAGCGCCTGCAGCAGGAGGTGGAGAGTCAGCGTAAGGAGTCTGAGGAGGTGCAGCAGCGGATCCTCCGTCAGGAGGAGAGCCTCCGCCACCGCAGCCAGGACATCGAGAGCCGCCTTCGGGACTTCCTGGCCGAGAAGGAGCGCTTTGAGGAGGAGAGACGCTCGGAGATCCAGGGGGAGGACCTCCAGCGCcggaaacagcagcaggagggtgaagcagagagagagcaggacaaGGAGCAGCGGCGGCAGCAGGAGGCGGCAGAGCAGACGGAGATCTACCGTGAGCTGGAGAGGCTGAAGAGGGAGCGCGAGGAGCAGAAGGTTCGTCTGGAGACTGAGCGGCGGCggctggaggagcaggagagagagcagctgaGCCTGGTGGGGAGGCTGGAGGAacagctgagagagaaacaCGAGGCAGCCACCACCCTGCTGACCCGGGAGGACGCCCGCCGCATGGAGGAGGAGCGTCGAGCCCTGGCCGAGATCAGAGAAGCACTCCTCCGTGCCAAAGAGGCTGGAGAGCGGCCAGATGTGGAGGATGCCAGCGAGGAGGCGAGATCTGCCCAGGCTCGGTACACAAACTTCAAGGCGGCTCAGGTGAAGGAGCTGGGCCAGCTGGAGGAGGGGCTCCGGCAGCAGAGGGAGCACCTGGAGAAAGAGGTCGCTGCTGAGCGTAATACACTGCTGCTCCTCGGCCACAGCCTCAAAGAacgacagcagcagctgaaagagGTGCAGGAGAAGGGGGCGCAGGATGCTACCGCTGTCTGCCAGGAGGAGCATCTGGTCAAACAGGCAGAGCACAGACTGCAGTTTAAGGAGCGTCAGCTGGCCAGCGTGGCCGATGGCCTCCTCCCCGCACTGGCCGAGGAGAAGCAAAGAGCCATAGAGATGCTGGAGCGCAGCGGCGGAGGAAGCAACGGGAACTGCGACAGCCCACCGGGGCTCGATAACACGCTGTACCAGGTGGAGAAGGAGCTGGAGGACAAAGAGGAGAAACTGAACCTCCACTGGCGCAGCGctcagcagcttcagcagctccAGGATACCTACGAGTTCACGGCCAACGTGGCTCGGCAGGAGGAGAAGgtaaggaggaaggagaaggagatCCTGGAGTCGaaggagaagcagcagagggaggcgATGGAGCAGGCGGTGGCCCGGCTGGAGAGGAGGCACTCGGCCCTGAGGCGCAGCGTCTCCCTGGAGCCCGACACCGAGGAGCAGAGACACAAGAGCTCGGTCATCGGGAACCTGAGGACGGGGGCCGACCTGGACCAGCAGAG AGTGGAGCGGGAGATCCAGAAGCTGAGGCAGAGGATCAGTGAAGGGGAAGAAAACAACAGGACTCACTCCATCAGTAACGACGAGAAGACGAGTCACAACAGTTCCCCGGTCAGCCACATCCAGAGTCTGAACACACTGCTGCCGCTGTCAGACGACAG GATAAATGCGTACATTGAAGAGGAAGTCCAGCGACGGTTACGCAAGATGAATCTTCtcaatggcagcagcagcaacatggATCTGTCTCTGTCCATG gaggaggaagacgttAGCGACTGTAGCTCTGTTAGATTAACAGATGAG gATGATGAAAAGCTGCAAAACATTAATCCAAGGAGGCTTAAATATGAG AGAGCCTGCGGGTTGCGGTCTAGCTTCCTGCCTGCCCCGGAGCTCGAGGCAAACTCCCCTCCTCACAACCAGGAAAACACGTTGAAGGAACCAGAGAACGGCCTCTTAAATCttcacagagaagaaaaactAGAATCCACAGCTGAAGTCTTGATTGAAAAAGAGGAAGGGCCTTACGAAGatggtgacaaaaacaaatggttGCGAGGAGGAGTGAATATCCCTCTAGGAGACATGGGCCAGGCTGTTGAACTTGATCGTTGTGACATTGGACAACACAGGCTTTGTGTCACCTTGGCAAACACTGAGACCAATAGAGTTGATGAAAACAAGAATCTCACtaataaaagaagaaacaattCTGCCTGCTGTGTTTCTGACGATGATGATAAAAAGGTTGAAGATAGAGCAAAGGGGTTGCTGGTAAATGGACGCTCTAATTCTTACTCAAAGGAAAAAGTCAAACACCAAACACGTGACCCAGGGATAGGAGAAGATGCAGAACTTTCCAGTGATCAATCGTCAAAGTCGCAGAACTCTGTCAATGGTTACATCAATTCCAAGCAGAAGTCGAAGGAGTCTGTTaatggtcaaataaaacaagagacagacacagaagcCGAGAAAGTGGCGGCCAACAGGAGCTATGTTATGGGGTATTTTGCTGAAAAGCTGTCCGAAGCGTACAAAGACGCTGGTAGAAGGCTTCAGGGCACACGGGACATCATTCGAAATGTACGAGTAGGTGAAATGAAGGTTGTATTCTATCAGTACATGACCATGATGTCCAAAGAGCTGCCACTGATTAATCGAATGCAGCTTAAACCGGAGCCAGAACCCTGCGTCCTTGCAGATAATAAAGTCAGTTTGGTTGATCTGTCGAGGGATTGCGCCCTTAGTCTTCCTCAGAATTGCGACACGTCTGCGATCCCAAGCGTCTCGGGATGGCCTGAAGGCTCTGTGTCGTCTCTCAAAAACACATGTCCTGAAGTGTTTTATCAGAGGCTCGTCCAGCTGCCACCAGCCTTGTCTCGGCTACAGTCACTTTCATCTCAGAAGATGCTAGAAAAGTTGGAATCTCTAGTTCCTCGAATGAAAGTCCACAACCTTTTGAGTATCTTCTGGCTCAAAACTGCCAACAGTAAGCAGACGATCCCAAAGCCTGGGTGCTTGCTTTTGTCAGAAAAGGACATAATAGTGCTGTCTAGTGAAACAAATTCAGACGACACCTTAGctatttttcaccattttaatctCCTGGAAATCAAGAAGGTCCAGATTAGCTTGGCAGGGCAGCACGTCCGCCTAATTGACTGCACCGAAGACACCGTCTTGGCAGTCTTTACCCACAGCAAAGAGCTTACCCAGGAGTTCTGCAAGGCTCTACTGAAGGCCCTTTCTCCTGAAAAGTTCTCTGAAGGGACTGAAGATCACCCGTTACTCTCTGATGACCTCATGGTCCTCTCTCTGGATTGGACGTCGAGTGTTCCTGACATTGTCCTGGACAACGGCCTTCACGTCACCTGCAGATTTAAGCGGGTCCTCGCAGACCTGCTCTACATCGTCCATGGGAACATGGATGGTCCGGGCAAACCTTCTCTGGCAGCCATTTGTCCTCTGCTCTACACCAGCGTCAAGGTCATGAACTCTACCAGTGTGCATCAGGATGGCATTTTTCAGTTTCTCCTGACGGACACTCATCTAGCTCTTCTCCAGGAGGATGGCGTCTTTCACCCGGTGCCACGGGGCTCCAGTCTGGTCCCTGCCCAGCCCCAGTTTCAGGGGCTCGAACTCCGCAAGCGTTCAGAGATCAGATGCCTGCTTGTGAGGCAGTATGACAACTGGCTGGTGGTAGATATCACGTTTACAACTCGCAAACCAAAAACTCGAGAAAAGAAGGTGGAGACCAGGCGAGGCTCGGCTGAagtgctctctgtctctgattaCAGTAGTCGGTGCGACTCCTGGAAATTATCCTTTGGTTGTACCTCAGAAGCTGTTATCTTGATTAATCATCTGTGTACCTGA
- the kif16ba gene encoding kinesin-like protein KIF16B isoform X6 yields MASVRVAVRVRPMNRREKDLTAKCIIKMEGTKTSITNLKIPEGIVGDSMRERTKTFTYDFSYDSMDCKSSAFVSQEKVFRDLGSDVLKAAFEGYNACVFAYGQTGSGKSYTMMGNPGDAGLIPRFCEGLFSRISEATRWDEASFRTEVSYLEIYNEKVRDLLRRKSTQTYNLRVREHPKDGPYVEDLSKHLVQNYSDVEELMEAGNINRTTASTDMNDVSSRSHAIFTINFTQAKFDAEMPSETVSKIHLVDLAGSERADATGATGVRLKEGGNINKSLVTLGNVISSLADMSQDGVNTNLKKKSVFVPYRDSVLTWLLKDSLGGNSKTIMIATVSPADVNYGETLSTLRYANRAKNIINKPTINEDGNVRLIRELRAEIARLKALLVQGNQIALLDSPTALSMEEKLHQNEARVLELTKEWTNKWNETQNILKEETLALRKEGIGVVLDSELPHLIGIDDDLLSTGIILYHLKEGRTYVGREDASTEQDIILHGLDLESEHCMFESQNGTVTLVPLGGAQCSVNGVQVTEPSQLNQGAVILLGRTNMFRFNHPKEAAKLREKRKSGLLSAFSLSMTDLSKSCESLSTVMLYNPGLFTEKGPVFLRLEFERQQREELEKLELKRRLIKEMEAKHQSEKAELERLQQEVESQRKESEEVQQRILRQEESLRHRSQDIESRLRDFLAEKERFEEERRSEIQGEDLQRRKQQQEGEAEREQDKEQRRQQEAAEQTEIYRELERLKREREEQKVRLETERRRLEEQEREQLSLVGRLEEQLREKHEAATTLLTREDARRMEEERRALAEIREALLRAKEAGERPDVEDASEEARSAQARYTNFKAAQVKELGQLEEGLRQQREHLEKEVAAERNTLLLLGHSLKERQQQLKEVQEKGAQDATAVCQEEHLVKQAEHRLQFKERQLASVADGLLPALAEEKQRAIEMLERSGGGSNGNCDSPPGLDNTLYQVEKELEDKEEKLNLHWRSAQQLQQLQDTYEFTANVARQEEKVRRKEKEILESKEKQQREAMEQAVARLERRHSALRRSVSLEPDTEEQRHKSSVIGNLRTGADLDQQRVEREIQKLRQRISEGEENNRTHSISNDEKTSHNSSPVSHIQSLNTLLPLSDDRINAYIEEEVQRRLRKMNLLNGSSSNMDLSLSMEEEDVSDCSSVRLTDERACGLRSSFLPAPELEANSPPHNQENTLKEPENGLLNLHREEKLESTAEVLIEKEEGPYEDGDKNKWLRGGVNIPLGDMGQAVELDRCDIGQHRLCVTLANTETNRVDENKNLTNKRRNNSACCVSDDDDKKVEDRAKGLLVNGRSNSYSKEKVKHQTRDPGIGEDAELSSDQSSKSQNSVNGYINSKQKSKESVNGQIKQETDTEAEKVAANRSYVMGYFAEKLSEAYKDAGRRLQGTRDIIRNVRVGEMKVVFYQYMTMMSKELPLINRMQLKPEPEPCVLADNKVSLVDLSRDCALSLPQNCDTSAIPSVSGWPEGSVSSLKNTCPEVFYQRLVQLPPALSRLQSLSSQKMLEKLESLVPRMKVHNLLSIFWLKTANSKQTIPKPGCLLLSEKDIIVLSSETNSDDTLAIFHHFNLLEIKKVQISLAGQHVRLIDCTEDTVLAVFTHSKELTQEFCKALLKALSPEKFSEGTEDHPLLSDDLMVLSLDWTSSVPDIVLDNGLHVTCRFKRVLADLLYIVHGNMDGPGKPSLAAICPLLYTSVKVMNSTSVHQDGIFQFLLTDTHLALLQEDGVFHPVPRGSSLVPAQPQFQGLELRKRSEIRCLLVRQYDNWLVVDITFTTRKPKTREKKVETRRGSAEVLSVSDYSSRCDSWKLSFGCTSEAVILINHLCT; encoded by the exons GGAGAAGGACTTGACCGCAAAATGCATCATCAAGATGGAAGGGACCAAAACCTCCATCACCAACCTGAAg ATCCCCGAAGGCATCGTAGGTGATTCGATGAGGGAACGAACCAAGACTTTTACGTACGACTTCTCCTACGACTCCATGGACTGTAAGAGCTCCGCGTTTGTCTCGCAGGAAAAG GTTTTCAGAGATCTGGGCTCGGACGTGCTAAAGGCGGCGTTTGAGGGCTACAACGCCTGCGTCTTCGCCTACGGCCAGACCGGCTCGGGGAAGTCCTACACCATGATGGGAAATCCT ggAGATGCGGGTCTGATCCCGAGGTTCTGTGAAGGTTTGTTCAGCCGTATCTCCGAGGCGACTCGATGGGATGAAGCTTCGTTTCGTACAGAAGTCAG CTACCTGGAGATCTACAACGAGAAGGTGAGGGACCTGCTGAGGAGGAAATCCACTCAGACCTACAACCTGAGAGTCAGGGAGCACCCAAAAGACGGGCCGTATGTCGAAG ATCTGTCCAAACACCTGGTGCAGAACTACAGCGACGTGGAGGAGCTGATGGAGGCTGGAAACATCAACCGCACCACCGCCAGCACCGACATGAACGACGTCAGCAGCCGCTCGCACGCCATCTTCACCATCAACTTCACGCAG gctAAGTTCGATGCAGAGATGCCCAGTGAGACGGTCAGTAAGATCCACCTGGTCGATCTGGCCGGCAGCGAGCGAGCCGACGCCACCGGAGCGACGGGCGTCCGACTGAAAGAAGGAGGAAACATCAACAAGTCGCTGGTCACCCTGGGCAACGTCATCTCCTCTCTGG cTGACATGTCACAGGACGGCGTGAACACCAACCTGAAGAAGAAGTCGGTGTTTGTTCCCTACAGAGACTCCGTGCTAACGTGGCTGCTGAAAGACAGTCTGGGCGGCAACTCCAAGACCATCATGATCGCCA CCGTCTCCCCCGCTGACGTGAACTACGGCGAGACGCTCAGCACTCTGCGATACGCTAACCGAGCCAAGAACATCATAAACAAACCCACCATCAACGAGGACGGCAACGTCCGGCTGATCCGAGAACTGCGGGCTGAAATCGCCCGACTGAAAGCTCTGCTGGTTCAGGGCAACCAG ATTGCTCTCCTGGATTCGCCCACTGCTCTGAGTATGGAGGAGAAACTGCACCAGAATGAAGCCAGA GTCCTGGAGCTGACTAAAGAGTGGACCAACAAATGGAACGAGACACAGAATATTCTCAAG GAGGAGACTCTCGCTCTGAGGAAAGAGGGGATCGGTGTGGTGCTGGACTCCGAGCTGCCTCACCTGATCGGCATCGACGACGACCTCCTCAGTACCGGCATCATCCTGTACCATTTAAAG GAGGGACGGACATACGTGGGCAGAGAGGACGCGTCCACGGAGCAGGACATCA TCCTGCACGGTCTGGACCTGGAGAGCGAACACTGTATGTTTGAGAGCCAGAACGGCACAGTGACTCTGGTGCCGCTCGGTGGAGCTCAGTGTTCAGTTAATGGCGTTCAGGTCACAGAGCCGTCGCAGCTCAACCAAG GCGCTGTTATTCTGCTCGGCAGGACGAACATGTTTCGGTTCAACCATCCGAAGGAGGCGGCCAAGCTGAGAGAGAAACGGAAG AGTGGCCTGCTCTCTGCATTCAGCCTGTCTATGACGGATCTGTCCAAGTCCTGTGAAAGCCTGTCCACTGTGATGCTCTACAACCCCGG TCTCTTCACTGAGAAGGGCCCCGTCTTCCTCAG gttGGAGTTTGAGAGACAGCAgcgagaagagctggagaaacTGGAGCTGAAAAG gaGGCTGATCAAGGAGATGGAGGCAAAGCACCAGAGTGAGAAGGCAGAGCTGGAGCGCCTGCAGCAGGAGGTGGAGAGTCAGCGTAAGGAGTCTGAGGAGGTGCAGCAGCGGATCCTCCGTCAGGAGGAGAGCCTCCGCCACCGCAGCCAGGACATCGAGAGCCGCCTTCGGGACTTCCTGGCCGAGAAGGAGCGCTTTGAGGAGGAGAGACGCTCGGAGATCCAGGGGGAGGACCTCCAGCGCcggaaacagcagcaggagggtgaagcagagagagagcaggacaaGGAGCAGCGGCGGCAGCAGGAGGCGGCAGAGCAGACGGAGATCTACCGTGAGCTGGAGAGGCTGAAGAGGGAGCGCGAGGAGCAGAAGGTTCGTCTGGAGACTGAGCGGCGGCggctggaggagcaggagagagagcagctgaGCCTGGTGGGGAGGCTGGAGGAacagctgagagagaaacaCGAGGCAGCCACCACCCTGCTGACCCGGGAGGACGCCCGCCGCATGGAGGAGGAGCGTCGAGCCCTGGCCGAGATCAGAGAAGCACTCCTCCGTGCCAAAGAGGCTGGAGAGCGGCCAGATGTGGAGGATGCCAGCGAGGAGGCGAGATCTGCCCAGGCTCGGTACACAAACTTCAAGGCGGCTCAGGTGAAGGAGCTGGGCCAGCTGGAGGAGGGGCTCCGGCAGCAGAGGGAGCACCTGGAGAAAGAGGTCGCTGCTGAGCGTAATACACTGCTGCTCCTCGGCCACAGCCTCAAAGAacgacagcagcagctgaaagagGTGCAGGAGAAGGGGGCGCAGGATGCTACCGCTGTCTGCCAGGAGGAGCATCTGGTCAAACAGGCAGAGCACAGACTGCAGTTTAAGGAGCGTCAGCTGGCCAGCGTGGCCGATGGCCTCCTCCCCGCACTGGCCGAGGAGAAGCAAAGAGCCATAGAGATGCTGGAGCGCAGCGGCGGAGGAAGCAACGGGAACTGCGACAGCCCACCGGGGCTCGATAACACGCTGTACCAGGTGGAGAAGGAGCTGGAGGACAAAGAGGAGAAACTGAACCTCCACTGGCGCAGCGctcagcagcttcagcagctccAGGATACCTACGAGTTCACGGCCAACGTGGCTCGGCAGGAGGAGAAGgtaaggaggaaggagaaggagatCCTGGAGTCGaaggagaagcagcagagggaggcgATGGAGCAGGCGGTGGCCCGGCTGGAGAGGAGGCACTCGGCCCTGAGGCGCAGCGTCTCCCTGGAGCCCGACACCGAGGAGCAGAGACACAAGAGCTCGGTCATCGGGAACCTGAGGACGGGGGCCGACCTGGACCAGCAGAG AGTGGAGCGGGAGATCCAGAAGCTGAGGCAGAGGATCAGTGAAGGGGAAGAAAACAACAGGACTCACTCCATCAGTAACGACGAGAAGACGAGTCACAACAGTTCCCCGGTCAGCCACATCCAGAGTCTGAACACACTGCTGCCGCTGTCAGACGACAG GATAAATGCGTACATTGAAGAGGAAGTCCAGCGACGGTTACGCAAGATGAATCTTCtcaatggcagcagcagcaacatggATCTGTCTCTGTCCATG gaggaggaagacgttAGCGACTGTAGCTCTGTTAGATTAACAGATGAG AGAGCCTGCGGGTTGCGGTCTAGCTTCCTGCCTGCCCCGGAGCTCGAGGCAAACTCCCCTCCTCACAACCAGGAAAACACGTTGAAGGAACCAGAGAACGGCCTCTTAAATCttcacagagaagaaaaactAGAATCCACAGCTGAAGTCTTGATTGAAAAAGAGGAAGGGCCTTACGAAGatggtgacaaaaacaaatggttGCGAGGAGGAGTGAATATCCCTCTAGGAGACATGGGCCAGGCTGTTGAACTTGATCGTTGTGACATTGGACAACACAGGCTTTGTGTCACCTTGGCAAACACTGAGACCAATAGAGTTGATGAAAACAAGAATCTCACtaataaaagaagaaacaattCTGCCTGCTGTGTTTCTGACGATGATGATAAAAAGGTTGAAGATAGAGCAAAGGGGTTGCTGGTAAATGGACGCTCTAATTCTTACTCAAAGGAAAAAGTCAAACACCAAACACGTGACCCAGGGATAGGAGAAGATGCAGAACTTTCCAGTGATCAATCGTCAAAGTCGCAGAACTCTGTCAATGGTTACATCAATTCCAAGCAGAAGTCGAAGGAGTCTGTTaatggtcaaataaaacaagagacagacacagaagcCGAGAAAGTGGCGGCCAACAGGAGCTATGTTATGGGGTATTTTGCTGAAAAGCTGTCCGAAGCGTACAAAGACGCTGGTAGAAGGCTTCAGGGCACACGGGACATCATTCGAAATGTACGAGTAGGTGAAATGAAGGTTGTATTCTATCAGTACATGACCATGATGTCCAAAGAGCTGCCACTGATTAATCGAATGCAGCTTAAACCGGAGCCAGAACCCTGCGTCCTTGCAGATAATAAAGTCAGTTTGGTTGATCTGTCGAGGGATTGCGCCCTTAGTCTTCCTCAGAATTGCGACACGTCTGCGATCCCAAGCGTCTCGGGATGGCCTGAAGGCTCTGTGTCGTCTCTCAAAAACACATGTCCTGAAGTGTTTTATCAGAGGCTCGTCCAGCTGCCACCAGCCTTGTCTCGGCTACAGTCACTTTCATCTCAGAAGATGCTAGAAAAGTTGGAATCTCTAGTTCCTCGAATGAAAGTCCACAACCTTTTGAGTATCTTCTGGCTCAAAACTGCCAACAGTAAGCAGACGATCCCAAAGCCTGGGTGCTTGCTTTTGTCAGAAAAGGACATAATAGTGCTGTCTAGTGAAACAAATTCAGACGACACCTTAGctatttttcaccattttaatctCCTGGAAATCAAGAAGGTCCAGATTAGCTTGGCAGGGCAGCACGTCCGCCTAATTGACTGCACCGAAGACACCGTCTTGGCAGTCTTTACCCACAGCAAAGAGCTTACCCAGGAGTTCTGCAAGGCTCTACTGAAGGCCCTTTCTCCTGAAAAGTTCTCTGAAGGGACTGAAGATCACCCGTTACTCTCTGATGACCTCATGGTCCTCTCTCTGGATTGGACGTCGAGTGTTCCTGACATTGTCCTGGACAACGGCCTTCACGTCACCTGCAGATTTAAGCGGGTCCTCGCAGACCTGCTCTACATCGTCCATGGGAACATGGATGGTCCGGGCAAACCTTCTCTGGCAGCCATTTGTCCTCTGCTCTACACCAGCGTCAAGGTCATGAACTCTACCAGTGTGCATCAGGATGGCATTTTTCAGTTTCTCCTGACGGACACTCATCTAGCTCTTCTCCAGGAGGATGGCGTCTTTCACCCGGTGCCACGGGGCTCCAGTCTGGTCCCTGCCCAGCCCCAGTTTCAGGGGCTCGAACTCCGCAAGCGTTCAGAGATCAGATGCCTGCTTGTGAGGCAGTATGACAACTGGCTGGTGGTAGATATCACGTTTACAACTCGCAAACCAAAAACTCGAGAAAAGAAGGTGGAGACCAGGCGAGGCTCGGCTGAagtgctctctgtctctgattaCAGTAGTCGGTGCGACTCCTGGAAATTATCCTTTGGTTGTACCTCAGAAGCTGTTATCTTGATTAATCATCTGTGTACCTGA